The proteins below come from a single Methyloprofundus sedimenti genomic window:
- a CDS encoding PKD domain-containing protein, with the protein MLNRLTQVFLPQFLCIIIISLVGSNLALADKKRSHEEVSQALIEIKIDDAKYEDNRLTVKGELSRSTGESIALYDDQTGEILSTRNRSEDSRHFSFRVKDLKTIPCRIKVKTGEVSASKEVEHAPDDCSSPQPPPPPDNQSPLCSIISPNSSLINIALGDSINFRGQASDPEGGILTYEWDFNGGADARPSVLSPGNILFDVNNGSFLVHFIVTDDHNTRCTADMTVVVGTDVPNPPIDMVPQQPAPNTTGAGDGNHVVLPANDLGMHCADLGSYPLNILPPFNTVNAHTILKGSTGANRPLILDASSVTLKYSAASNPNDPAGSGSINSTSQNYPVGSKIADAEIKKSDFWDELRDTGQTIASFLFPDLNPVPDEGLATIDNMSLGRGLYMPGIVDPYMSNDPQGFSTFLEEKRWFTAQGIPLTSVDDTGRLNSYPMMRIQAIDNNTGLTVATTDVVTPVSGEVDCRDCHTAGKVGADSAARTIPNNAGVPAPVFVQPLSNDRLDVETAAKKNILMLHDYKHGTHFIAQDKPVLCAGCHKSNALASVGGPAGDPTLDNMSNVMHGFHGRLKVDAASVLLRNFQGDPDLIDPQNQANDVSLIPFGDNVPMEENCFQCHPGKITQCFRGAMYTAGQKCDDCHGGLLAMGGEFTRADGSVREPWAEEPTCGACHSGIGSEAVANLAYDPNDPSAEPLPAKTTRFAENDLTLYRNSLDGHASLGCESCHGSPHAIWPNRNPDANDNVTAIQLQGHAGTISDCTVCHEDNSFPRGTLNGPHGMHPVNDPNWMDEDSHGDFAKNSRNGDRCADCHGADHLGTRLSKVPVDRVLKSSEGKTLATLKAGDEVACNLCHSLSKSFDD; encoded by the coding sequence ATGCTAAATAGACTAACCCAAGTTTTCTTGCCGCAATTTCTTTGTATCATTATTATCAGCCTGGTAGGCTCTAATTTAGCTTTAGCTGATAAAAAAAGGTCGCATGAAGAAGTATCTCAGGCATTAATAGAGATTAAAATTGATGATGCAAAATATGAGGACAACCGCCTTACTGTAAAAGGTGAGTTATCGCGATCCACTGGTGAATCAATCGCGCTGTATGATGATCAAACCGGAGAAATACTTTCTACACGGAACAGAAGTGAAGACTCAAGGCACTTCAGTTTTAGAGTAAAGGATCTAAAAACCATTCCTTGTCGGATTAAAGTGAAGACAGGTGAGGTTAGTGCTAGCAAAGAGGTTGAACATGCTCCGGATGATTGCTCATCTCCGCAACCTCCACCCCCACCTGATAATCAAAGTCCGCTTTGTTCAATCATCAGTCCAAATAGCAGTCTTATCAATATTGCATTAGGTGATTCAATTAACTTTAGAGGTCAAGCCAGTGATCCTGAGGGCGGTATATTAACATACGAATGGGATTTTAATGGCGGTGCAGATGCTCGCCCTAGCGTATTATCTCCAGGTAATATCTTATTTGATGTTAATAATGGCAGTTTTCTAGTTCATTTCATAGTAACCGATGATCATAATACACGTTGTACAGCGGATATGACTGTGGTTGTTGGTACGGATGTTCCTAACCCACCGATTGATATGGTTCCTCAACAACCTGCACCTAATACCACTGGCGCAGGCGATGGCAACCATGTAGTTTTACCGGCGAATGATTTAGGCATGCACTGTGCTGACTTGGGTTCATACCCGCTAAATATCTTGCCACCTTTTAATACCGTTAATGCACATACCATTTTAAAAGGATCGACTGGAGCCAATAGACCGCTTATTTTAGATGCTAGTTCAGTCACTCTAAAATACTCGGCTGCTTCCAACCCTAACGATCCGGCAGGCTCTGGGTCAATTAACTCGACCAGTCAGAATTACCCGGTAGGCAGTAAAATTGCAGATGCGGAAATCAAAAAATCTGACTTTTGGGATGAGCTAAGAGATACAGGACAGACGATTGCTTCCTTTTTATTTCCAGATTTAAATCCTGTCCCCGATGAAGGACTTGCCACCATTGATAATATGAGTCTGGGGCGAGGGCTTTATATGCCGGGAATAGTCGATCCTTATATGTCTAATGATCCACAAGGGTTCAGCACGTTTTTAGAAGAAAAACGCTGGTTTACAGCCCAAGGTATTCCATTGACATCGGTTGATGATACTGGGCGTTTAAATTCTTACCCAATGATGCGTATTCAGGCCATTGATAATAATACCGGATTGACAGTAGCAACGACTGATGTGGTTACGCCTGTCTCTGGTGAAGTTGACTGCCGGGATTGTCATACAGCAGGAAAAGTGGGGGCAGATTCTGCTGCACGCACCATTCCTAATAATGCAGGTGTGCCTGCTCCGGTGTTTGTACAGCCGCTATCGAATGACCGGCTGGACGTAGAAACAGCAGCGAAAAAGAATATCTTAATGCTGCATGACTATAAGCATGGCACGCACTTTATTGCTCAAGATAAACCTGTGTTGTGTGCGGGTTGTCATAAATCCAATGCGCTGGCTTCAGTCGGTGGCCCTGCTGGTGATCCGACACTCGACAATATGTCAAACGTAATGCACGGGTTTCATGGGCGATTAAAGGTAGATGCCGCTAGCGTGTTATTGCGTAATTTTCAAGGTGATCCGGATTTAATCGATCCGCAAAATCAGGCTAACGATGTTTCATTGATACCTTTTGGCGATAACGTACCCATGGAAGAAAATTGCTTTCAATGTCACCCGGGTAAAATCACACAATGTTTCCGAGGCGCAATGTATACCGCTGGACAAAAGTGTGATGACTGTCATGGTGGTCTGTTGGCAATGGGCGGTGAATTTACCAGGGCAGACGGTTCGGTACGTGAACCCTGGGCAGAGGAACCAACCTGTGGGGCATGTCATAGTGGTATTGGCAGTGAAGCTGTGGCTAATTTAGCCTATGACCCTAATGATCCATCAGCAGAGCCTTTACCTGCTAAGACAACGCGTTTTGCAGAAAATGACCTGACTTTATACCGGAATAGTCTTGACGGCCATGCCAGTTTAGGTTGTGAATCCTGTCACGGCAGTCCTCATGCCATCTGGCCAAACCGAAACCCGGATGCTAACGATAATGTCACGGCTATACAACTGCAAGGGCACGCTGGAACGATATCTGACTGTACCGTTTGTCATGAGGATAACAGCTTTCCTAGGGGCACATTAAATGGACCTCATGGTATGCATCCGGTGAATGATCCAAACTGGATGGATGAGGACAGTCACGGAGATTTTGCTAAAAATAGCCGGAATGGTGATCGTTGCGCTGATTGTCATGGTGCAGATCATTTAGGTACTCGATTATCTAAAGTACCAGTAGATAGAGTACTAAAATCTAGTGAAGGTAAAACGCTTGCAACATTAAAGGCAGGCGATGAAGTGGCATGTAACTTATGTCATAGCTTAAGTAAAAGTTTTGATGACTAA
- a CDS encoding HMA2 domain-containing protein: MSRIISSVPGRIRLRDKILRDPIKLNELKKALSQIAVITSLQGNARTGSLLLYFDRNSIALSTMEANIDSTVEQIIGQAPKPQFLLSKKNFTRYNKMAMLASLGASLIALRIERRKSRIRWHQLTGYLFIANLGVHLFFYRRALRRTFR; the protein is encoded by the coding sequence ATGAGCAGAATCATATCATCGGTGCCGGGCCGCATAAGGCTTCGCGACAAAATTTTGCGCGATCCAATCAAACTAAACGAATTGAAAAAAGCGCTATCTCAAATAGCCGTTATTACTTCGTTACAAGGCAATGCCCGTACCGGCAGCCTTTTGTTGTACTTCGACCGAAATTCTATTGCGCTTTCGACCATGGAAGCGAATATTGACTCCACTGTTGAACAAATAATTGGTCAAGCTCCGAAACCACAGTTTTTGCTGTCGAAAAAGAACTTTACCCGTTATAACAAAATGGCAATGTTAGCGAGTTTAGGAGCGTCGTTAATAGCACTCCGTATAGAGCGCAGGAAATCTCGGATACGCTGGCATCAACTGACAGGTTATTTATTTATTGCAAATCTGGGCGTGCATTTATTTTTCTATCGCAGAGCCTTACGTCGCACTTTTCGTTGA
- a CDS encoding nuclear transport factor 2 family protein, whose protein sequence is MSNDDIRLIESTIQYYINGAKSGKGDDMKPVFHKDATIFGYIGSDLFAGPIKKLYDWNDENGPATDIVANIANIDIEGLIATVRLESDNWTGHKFTDFFTLLKVDGEWKIMNKVFYLHG, encoded by the coding sequence ATGAGTAATGATGATATCCGGTTAATTGAATCGACAATCCAGTACTATATAAATGGCGCTAAATCTGGTAAGGGCGATGATATGAAGCCTGTATTTCATAAAGATGCAACCATTTTTGGCTACATCGGAAGTGATTTGTTTGCAGGGCCAATTAAAAAACTTTATGATTGGAATGATGAAAACGGCCCCGCCACTGATATCGTGGCAAATATTGCAAACATTGATATTGAAGGTTTAATCGCGACAGTAAGATTAGAATCAGATAATTGGACAGGTCATAAATTCACTGATTTTTTTACACTACTAAAAGTTGATGGTGAGTGGAAAATTATGAACAAGGTATTTTACCTCCATGGTTGA
- a CDS encoding alpha/beta hydrolase, with protein MTAILIRTIPCLLVSMAFLAGCSSSHKLMPTPNIYLQENSYPANRVPPDLQESSVDLLYVTDRAPEHNDLNELSYGAKRSASMAFGSAVVEIGDYLSWADLVKKSESEQRDSSSQLNVISRTEQGRFPETPYPFSIVDGILLNDEKVEAEHKRIATEFRKELNRRLMMSDDKTVLVFVHGFNNTFDFAASSLAEVWHFLGRQGVPILYTWPAASGGLFGYFTDRESGEFTIYHLKQLLRLLASYPEVKAINIIAHSRGTDVTTTALRELVIEAWASGHHPSQRLRIKNLVLAAPDLDLGVVQQRLMAEKFGPAIGQITIYTTQADQALGVSEALMSGVRFGRMKPTDLGQRAENIFKEVTNVSFIDVGEVKGFGHAYFRSSPATSSDLIRTLLTDDRPGELGRPLQHRQGNFWKIPKDYLLQFR; from the coding sequence ATGACAGCAATATTAATACGTACTATCCCTTGTTTATTAGTGAGTATGGCTTTTCTTGCTGGCTGCTCATCAAGTCATAAGCTCATGCCGACACCAAACATTTATTTACAGGAAAATTCTTATCCAGCGAACCGAGTGCCACCAGATTTGCAAGAAAGTTCGGTAGATCTTCTCTATGTAACTGATCGTGCTCCTGAGCATAATGACCTAAATGAACTGAGCTATGGTGCAAAACGATCAGCATCAATGGCATTTGGTTCTGCTGTGGTTGAGATTGGGGACTATTTATCATGGGCTGATCTGGTTAAGAAGAGCGAGTCAGAGCAGCGCGATTCTTCTTCGCAACTTAATGTCATATCCAGAACGGAGCAAGGGAGATTTCCAGAAACGCCTTATCCTTTTTCTATTGTCGATGGCATATTGCTTAACGATGAGAAGGTCGAAGCTGAGCATAAGCGTATCGCAACAGAATTTAGAAAAGAACTCAATCGTCGCTTAATGATGAGTGATGATAAAACTGTTCTGGTATTTGTGCACGGGTTTAATAACACATTCGATTTTGCGGCTTCATCATTGGCTGAGGTATGGCATTTTTTAGGTAGGCAGGGTGTACCAATACTTTATACCTGGCCTGCAGCCAGCGGGGGGCTTTTTGGATATTTTACGGATCGTGAATCGGGCGAGTTTACTATCTACCATCTTAAGCAATTACTAAGACTGCTGGCATCTTACCCCGAGGTTAAAGCGATTAATATTATTGCCCATAGTCGCGGGACTGATGTGACAACAACAGCACTGAGAGAACTTGTCATTGAAGCCTGGGCTTCCGGACATCATCCATCTCAGAGATTGCGTATAAAAAACCTTGTGCTGGCTGCCCCTGATTTAGATCTTGGTGTTGTCCAGCAACGTCTTATGGCTGAAAAATTTGGGCCCGCTATTGGTCAAATAACTATTTACACCACTCAGGCTGATCAAGCCTTGGGTGTTTCTGAAGCATTAATGAGCGGTGTGCGATTTGGACGCATGAAACCCACAGACCTCGGTCAACGAGCTGAGAATATTTTTAAAGAAGTGACCAATGTGAGCTTTATCGATGTGGGAGAAGTCAAAGGCTTTGGGCATGCATACTTTCGTAGTAGTCCAGCAACAAGCTCAGATCTTATACGTACTTTATTAACTGATGACCGACCTGGAGAATTAGGCCGCCCCCTGCAACATAGGCAGGGAAATTTCTGGAAGATTCCGAAGGATTATTTATTGCAGTTCAGGTAA
- a CDS encoding molybdopterin-containing oxidoreductase family protein: protein MSAQIKKTAHGGCPHDCPDTCSMVYEVEDGKLVGVKGNPDHPMTRGGLCVKLKDYEKRHYHPDRLLYPLRRTGPKGSKQFERISWDEALDEITTKWKAIIDEHGPHAIMPNSYLGNQGLVHGLNGGDAFFNRMGATVTERTFCGEGSCTAWLLTVGPTAGVDPESFIHSKYIVIWACNSVSTNLHHWHTVKEAQKKGAKVIVIDSFASKTAKEADWHIAPKPGTDGALAMAVIHTLIEEGLVDQDYVDNYTVGYADLAERAKARTPEWAEQITGIPADDIRKFAREYATTPPAAIRLGVALERSYGGGQAIRAVACLPALIGAWRHVGGGALQFPVWEHPYKFDVICRADLIPEGTPVVNNLQLGRVLTGETKLDTPIKSMMCWNTNPVTQAPETDKIIEGLKREDLFMVSAEHFISDTAAYADIVLPASMGAEMEDMVLSWGHLYLTYNEKCVESPGEAIPNNEIFRRLAQRMGYEEENFKWSDSECLENYVDWESPACAGIDLNYMREHGFARLNVGTKDDRAPHKEGNFPTPSGKCEFKLDGATNFVAGPFRQMYEGFQAGELLDSLPDYVASRETAETNPELFKKYPLNILSPKSHGFLNSCYANMDHKIKGQGEQFVLIHVIDADARGIKENNKVRVFNGRGAFEGDARITDDVSAGIIVATLGYWRQLNKGTVNCISSAEFVDMGHAPTFSDNLVQIELVS from the coding sequence ATGTCCGCTCAAATAAAAAAAACTGCACATGGTGGTTGCCCACATGACTGTCCTGATACCTGTTCAATGGTCTATGAAGTTGAGGATGGAAAGCTGGTGGGTGTTAAAGGCAACCCTGATCACCCTATGACTCGCGGTGGTTTATGTGTCAAATTAAAAGATTACGAAAAAAGGCATTACCATCCAGACCGTCTGCTATACCCACTACGTCGTACAGGTCCAAAAGGCAGCAAACAGTTCGAAAGGATTAGCTGGGATGAAGCGCTGGATGAAATCACCACTAAATGGAAAGCGATTATCGACGAGCATGGACCGCATGCGATTATGCCTAATAGTTATCTTGGCAACCAGGGTCTGGTGCATGGCTTAAATGGCGGAGATGCCTTTTTTAATCGTATGGGCGCAACGGTTACCGAACGTACATTTTGTGGTGAAGGTTCTTGTACGGCCTGGTTGTTGACTGTCGGCCCTACGGCGGGTGTTGACCCCGAAAGTTTTATTCACTCTAAATACATCGTAATTTGGGCCTGTAATTCAGTCAGTACCAATTTACATCATTGGCATACCGTTAAAGAAGCGCAGAAAAAAGGGGCGAAAGTCATTGTTATAGATTCTTTTGCTTCAAAAACGGCCAAAGAAGCCGACTGGCATATTGCGCCCAAGCCAGGCACAGATGGGGCCCTGGCGATGGCCGTAATTCACACTCTTATTGAAGAAGGTTTGGTCGATCAGGATTATGTGGATAATTATACGGTTGGTTATGCTGATTTAGCCGAACGTGCTAAAGCACGAACACCAGAATGGGCGGAACAAATTACCGGTATCCCAGCTGATGATATACGTAAGTTTGCCAGAGAATATGCCACGACTCCGCCAGCCGCCATTCGTCTGGGTGTCGCCTTAGAAAGAAGCTATGGCGGCGGCCAGGCTATTCGTGCGGTGGCTTGTCTTCCTGCTTTAATTGGTGCCTGGCGTCATGTCGGTGGCGGTGCATTACAATTCCCCGTATGGGAACATCCGTATAAGTTTGATGTTATCTGTCGCGCCGACTTAATTCCAGAAGGTACGCCTGTGGTTAATAATCTTCAACTCGGTCGCGTGCTAACAGGTGAGACAAAGCTTGATACGCCGATTAAATCAATGATGTGCTGGAATACCAATCCAGTGACACAGGCACCTGAAACTGACAAGATTATCGAGGGATTGAAACGCGAAGATCTGTTTATGGTATCCGCCGAACATTTTATTTCTGATACCGCTGCGTATGCCGATATTGTACTACCTGCATCGATGGGCGCTGAAATGGAAGATATGGTTCTCTCCTGGGGACATCTGTATCTGACATATAATGAAAAATGTGTCGAATCCCCAGGCGAAGCTATCCCGAATAATGAGATTTTCCGTCGATTAGCGCAGCGCATGGGATATGAAGAAGAAAATTTCAAATGGTCAGATAGTGAATGTTTAGAAAACTATGTGGACTGGGAGTCACCTGCCTGCGCAGGCATTGATCTGAATTACATGCGAGAACATGGCTTTGCACGGTTGAATGTCGGTACTAAAGATGATCGTGCGCCGCATAAAGAAGGCAACTTTCCAACACCTTCGGGTAAATGTGAATTTAAACTCGATGGTGCAACCAACTTTGTTGCAGGACCCTTTCGCCAAATGTATGAAGGTTTTCAAGCGGGTGAATTATTGGATAGTCTGCCTGATTATGTTGCTTCCAGAGAAACGGCTGAGACTAATCCAGAGTTATTTAAAAAATATCCTTTGAATATTCTTTCACCTAAAAGCCATGGCTTTCTAAATTCCTGCTATGCCAACATGGATCATAAAATTAAAGGACAAGGTGAACAATTTGTTTTAATTCATGTTATTGATGCTGATGCTCGAGGCATTAAGGAAAATAATAAGGTACGTGTGTTTAATGGTCGAGGTGCATTTGAAGGCGATGCCAGAATTACCGATGATGTGAGTGCCGGTATTATTGTTGCAACATTGGGTTATTGGAGGCAGTTAAACAAAGGGACGGTTAACTGCATTAGTTCCGCCGAATTTGTTGATATGGGCCATGCACCGACATTTTCAGATAACTTGGTTCAGATTGAATTGGTAAGCTGA
- a CDS encoding glycosyltransferase encodes MTTKPVINLGAHFHAQGGVGRHARSFAMVLKTYAQVSPLYFFRPPAQMHMEGYPLPKPRLWDLSAPAICLSTIDAQRKIPGNTQIAYTVWETTKIPEPYLRYLDSVDQIWLPTEWGKSIFIENGVNANRIRVVPEGVDSDRFKPVDAAVNNKVFRFLCIGKWEQRKGIADLIKTFCREFKHQEPIELIIHGFNLSLPQLNIAAKIKQICHQHGQQNARIVISNPKPLGELIALMQQCDAFVLPTRAEGWGLPILEAMACGLPCIVTDYSGHRVFANHNNSYLIRVKNMCKAMDPAVFPSNMDWGEWAQPDLEHLAYLMRYVVDNPDAAKAKGLNARIDAMRYWRWDQAASIAMQYLQDDKLL; translated from the coding sequence TTGACTACAAAACCCGTAATCAATTTAGGTGCACATTTTCATGCCCAAGGTGGTGTTGGCCGACATGCACGCAGTTTTGCAATGGTTTTAAAAACGTATGCACAGGTATCGCCCTTATATTTTTTTCGTCCTCCTGCACAAATGCATATGGAAGGCTATCCCTTGCCCAAACCTAGACTCTGGGATCTAAGCGCTCCAGCTATTTGTTTATCAACCATTGATGCGCAACGCAAAATACCAGGGAATACTCAAATTGCCTACACCGTTTGGGAAACCACTAAGATACCTGAACCTTATTTACGTTATCTTGATTCTGTTGACCAGATTTGGTTGCCGACAGAATGGGGCAAATCAATTTTTATTGAGAATGGGGTAAATGCGAACCGCATCAGAGTGGTGCCAGAAGGTGTGGACAGTGACCGCTTTAAACCCGTCGATGCAGCAGTCAACAACAAGGTATTTCGTTTTTTATGCATCGGTAAATGGGAGCAACGTAAAGGTATAGCCGATTTAATCAAAACCTTTTGTCGTGAATTCAAACATCAGGAACCGATAGAACTCATTATTCATGGCTTTAATTTATCCTTACCTCAGCTCAATATTGCGGCAAAAATTAAGCAGATATGTCATCAACACGGACAACAAAATGCACGGATCGTCATCAGTAATCCTAAGCCTTTGGGTGAGCTAATTGCTTTAATGCAGCAATGCGATGCCTTTGTGTTACCCACCCGTGCCGAAGGTTGGGGCTTGCCGATTTTAGAAGCCATGGCATGTGGCTTGCCCTGTATAGTTACGGACTACAGTGGTCATCGGGTTTTCGCCAACCATAACAACAGTTATTTAATACGCGTAAAAAACATGTGTAAAGCCATGGATCCAGCTGTTTTTCCGTCAAATATGGATTGGGGTGAGTGGGCGCAACCGGATTTAGAGCACTTAGCTTATTTGATGCGTTATGTTGTCGATAATCCTGATGCAGCTAAAGCAAAGGGTCTCAATGCGCGTATTGATGCGATGAGGTATTGGCGTTGGGATCAAGCAGCAAGCATTGCTATGCAATATTTGCAAGACGACAAGTTATTATGA
- a CDS encoding glycosyltransferase, translated as MIPDKALDHRPKILFISPIMPSDSGNGPAMRAALFVRALAKNYQVYLHVIPVLGTVPDALNTLNLDDFCRQVTVQKLQQDPVYEFINNISLDRHRLAALAEYHQVALSRFATPEARSQIQSLYASVEFAAIHVFRLYMVAFIQAYFDGNKIPIILDMDDYESVTHHRFAELYRRRQMPAHAFLEHAEAVKYTHMEQHWIPCFKHVYLSNEQDYSGLVKRFPKTKFRTLANAVSIPKTMPKPEPGKPFTLLYIGTMNYFPNQDAVMYFCTDILPALRQALACEVNLVIAGANPSQNVLALSKQPGVQVTGRVSDLAPLYHQADIVVAPIRAGGGTRIKILEAFAYQRPVIATTLALEGIAAIHETHVLIAENSEAFIKACISLIGQADQAKKLSDNAYKLVCLNYSQEIIMKQIQLSMARVLLDDKPN; from the coding sequence ATGATACCTGATAAAGCCTTAGATCATCGGCCCAAAATTTTATTTATTAGCCCGATTATGCCAAGTGATAGCGGCAACGGGCCGGCAATGCGTGCCGCTTTATTTGTGCGCGCATTGGCAAAAAATTATCAAGTTTATCTTCATGTTATTCCCGTTTTAGGCACCGTACCTGACGCTTTAAATACCTTGAATCTTGATGATTTTTGCAGACAAGTGACAGTACAAAAATTACAGCAAGATCCCGTTTATGAATTTATAAATAACATTAGTTTAGATCGACATCGCTTGGCGGCATTAGCTGAATATCATCAAGTTGCACTCAGCCGTTTTGCAACGCCAGAAGCACGTAGTCAAATTCAGAGCCTTTATGCATCGGTTGAATTCGCAGCTATCCATGTTTTTCGTTTGTATATGGTGGCCTTTATCCAAGCTTATTTTGATGGTAACAAAATTCCTATTATTTTGGATATGGATGATTACGAATCTGTTACGCATCATCGTTTTGCCGAATTATATAGGCGCAGACAAATGCCTGCCCATGCATTCTTAGAACATGCAGAAGCCGTTAAATATACACATATGGAGCAGCACTGGATACCTTGCTTTAAGCATGTGTATCTTAGTAATGAGCAAGATTATTCAGGTCTTGTTAAGCGCTTCCCAAAAACTAAATTTCGGACTCTGGCTAATGCCGTATCGATACCCAAAACAATGCCGAAGCCAGAGCCAGGTAAGCCTTTCACCCTGCTATACATTGGGACCATGAACTATTTTCCTAATCAAGATGCCGTTATGTATTTTTGTACAGATATTTTACCTGCATTGCGTCAAGCACTCGCCTGTGAAGTGAACCTAGTGATTGCCGGTGCCAATCCAAGTCAAAATGTTCTGGCTTTAAGCAAACAACCAGGCGTTCAAGTGACTGGGCGAGTTAGCGATTTGGCTCCGCTGTATCATCAAGCCGATATAGTGGTTGCGCCCATACGTGCTGGTGGTGGTACACGCATTAAAATTCTGGAAGCCTTTGCCTACCAACGTCCGGTAATAGCCACCACTTTGGCATTGGAAGGGATTGCAGCAATCCACGAAACACATGTATTAATTGCTGAAAACAGCGAAGCATTTATCAAAGCGTGTATCAGTTTAATTGGTCAAGCTGATCAGGCAAAAAAATTATCGGATAATGCTTACAAGCTTGTATGTCTAAACTACAGCCAGGAAATCATCATGAAACAAATTCAGTTGTCCATGGCACGTGTATTACTTGATGACAAACCCAATTAA
- a CDS encoding glycosyltransferase family protein yields the protein MKPDAKSLPLLVRGPYKGYSGHDCTVRSFVRYLVKAGARINLQDLAHWSPAKLTTDQRDSWFDQFEKPIESNIALHFCMPHQVKVLVDKANVNFTMFEASRIPEFWLRQNQQHDLVIVPTKSSKRFWCDSGFPEQRIRICPLGVDSQRFRPTVVPLNLTDKNGKAVSEYRVRVLNISEIVTRKNLLSLLRVWIQATHQDDDAILIIKLNHSPASLLKFLRDLTLMEKAIGKDRSQAASILFTDQVLTDAQMPALYTTATHYWSMSFGEGWDQPMTEAGASGLRLIAPDHTAYQSYLDSSVACLLPCREVSIDPNKIDKNIRSLFQNAQWWQADEEAAAAAIQQAIAGTDQPQADIRQRLNRQLNWTLAAQRLLEIVNDI from the coding sequence ATGAAACCAGATGCTAAGTCGTTACCATTGTTAGTTCGTGGACCTTACAAGGGCTATAGTGGTCATGATTGTACCGTACGCAGTTTTGTGCGCTACCTTGTTAAAGCTGGGGCACGTATAAATTTGCAGGATCTTGCGCATTGGTCGCCAGCAAAACTAACGACGGATCAACGAGATTCATGGTTTGATCAATTTGAAAAACCGATAGAATCGAACATTGCCTTACATTTTTGCATGCCTCATCAAGTTAAGGTTTTGGTCGATAAAGCTAACGTTAATTTCACTATGTTTGAAGCCAGTCGTATTCCTGAGTTTTGGCTACGGCAAAATCAACAGCATGATTTGGTCATCGTCCCGACCAAATCTTCTAAACGCTTCTGGTGTGATTCTGGATTTCCAGAACAACGTATTCGCATTTGCCCGCTTGGTGTTGATAGCCAACGCTTTCGACCGACTGTTGTCCCTTTGAACTTAACCGATAAAAATGGCAAAGCGGTTAGCGAATACCGAGTACGTGTTTTGAATATTTCAGAAATTGTTACCCGTAAAAATTTATTATCATTACTTCGCGTATGGATTCAAGCTACCCATCAAGATGATGATGCCATACTAATTATCAAGCTCAATCATAGCCCAGCATCGTTGCTTAAATTTTTGCGAGATCTAACCCTGATGGAAAAAGCTATCGGTAAAGATCGCAGTCAAGCGGCGAGCATTTTATTCACCGATCAAGTGCTTACTGATGCGCAAATGCCGGCACTATATACTACGGCTACCCATTATTGGAGTATGTCGTTTGGCGAAGGTTGGGATCAACCGATGACTGAAGCGGGTGCCAGCGGTTTGCGTTTGATTGCTCCCGATCATACCGCTTATCAAAGTTATCTTGATAGCAGTGTCGCATGCTTACTGCCGTGTCGAGAAGTCTCTATAGACCCAAACAAGATAGATAAAAATATCCGCTCCTTATTCCAAAATGCCCAGTGGTGGCAAGCTGACGAAGAGGCAGCCGCGGCAGCTATTCAGCAGGCAATAGCTGGAACTGACCAGCCGCAAGCAGATATACGTCAACGCTTAAATCGTCAACTAAACTGGACGCTTGCGGCTCAGCGCTTATTAGAAATTGTTAATGATATTTAA